TCGTCATCGatctcatcatcttcatcattctCCTGAACGTCACTCTCATCATCGAAATCTTCGCTCTTGACGAACATATCAAAATCCTCGTCTGattcgtcaaacaaatcatcatgaCAATACTCTATCGGCGGCTGAATATGAGCCCTATAAACGTGCTCCACTAAATCAGCATGAAGGGCGTGATGAATGTCGCGATTGTGTACTTCTCTTCGATTTTCCATATACTCTTGTGTACCAACGGTTACTCCTTCGACATTTGaaaaaacttcatttttgttGTACCGAAATATCGTTCTTCCTTCGTCTTCAAGAATtatattatgcaatatgatacatgcatacattatgTGTTGTAACCTTCTCACTTCATATGACCTTGCCCCAACTGCTAGTACTTGCCAACGCCTCTTAAGTATACCAAATGTTCGCTCCACATGGACCACATCCTTCCTAGTTGACTCTTGCACCTCTttaaaatttttctttttcaGGTCGTTAGGACATGTAAACGATTTCACAAAAACAGACAAGGGAGGATATATACCGTCAGTAAGATAATATCCACATTTATATGTTACCCCATTTGCTTGAAGAGGTACATCGTGCGACTTTCCAAGGTAGATATCGTTGAATACTGGCGACTGGTCTAACACATTGATGTCATTGTTTGCACAAGCTAGACCATAGAATGCATGCCATATCCAAAGATCATGTGAtgatatagccttagaatgatcgtCGACTCTTTGTGGTCGCCATGTACCGGCCATGTCATGCGTTGGGGCATAATGACCAAATCCAATGCATGTAATCGATACTACCTAACATTCCAGGGAATCCATGCTTGCTTTCATGCATTGTGTACAATTGGTGGATATTGTTCATAGTTGGTTTGCGCAAATATCGTTGCCCATAAACCAAACAGATCGCTTTGCAGAACTTGTACACACACTCCCGCACGGTACGCTTTGACGTCCTAAAATACTCATCCCATTTGTCTGCACCTATGTCGTATGCTAATTGACGAATTGCAACCGTGCATttttgaattggagagaaaccttttaTCCGTCTCGCATCCATTTTCCATTGGAAATATGGAAAACGGCCTTCCAAATGGCCAACAATACGTAAGAATAGTTTCATCCTCACTCGGAACCAACGTCAAAACTTTACAACATAGATGACGTCATCTGCAAAGTAGTCTTCTATAAGTCGATCGTGTCCGGCTTCACAATTTCTACGCAACGACGAGTTTCTTGGTTTAGATCGTGCACGTGATGTTTCGCCTAGTCGGTCTTGAAAGTATGCAACCGTTTTCGCCATGACGGAACCGATAAGCTTAGCCTTCTCTTGAGTAGTCGAAtcggatgatgaagatgatgacattttgattaatattttttgGAGAGAGTAAGAAGGTATGAGTTGAAAAATGTTGGTGCTGTGGTATTTATAGTGGGggaatagaatatatatatatatatatatatatatatatatatatatatatatatatatacacacacacacacaagtagGTTCATGCAAAAACATAAATATCTTGTGAAAACGCGAAAACaaattttatcttataaaactCAAACACAAGtactataaaaattaaatttattagcaataaattaaaaataataagttCATATTGGATTGTCTTAtgataatatagatttaaagacGGTTTTAACAACTATTTTTTTTCACGTCCTTAACCAATGTTAAATTCATTTTTTCttaataaaaatgtcaaaaatcatgttttgctaatatgaaacaatttctcaTGTATCATCAATTATCATTATGTAGTTCAAATTTTAGATGAATTATTGTCAAAAATATAAGGTTAAGGTGACACAATCTCATAGTTTTCTCTTGTTTTCGCGATTTCGCAAATTATTTGTATTTtcgcattatatatatatatatatatatatatatatatatatatatatatatatatatatatatataactgttgGAACAAAAAAAATTGAACAACTCAATCAAAAGTGGAGTGAGAATGTTgcaacccctccacccacctccTCCCCGCGCCTTCTATCCCGCACCCATGGTGTGGTGTTCATCGGAGCAGGAAACGTCTCGTCCATCCTTCCTGCACCAGCTCCGTCCGACCTAATAAAGAACCATGTTATTCCCACCATGGGTTCGTTTGGACTTAAATGGATACAACCATGACATGAACCTATTCAAACAAACCACACAACCTCCTATTGGATATTCTTCCACGAACACAGGGATAGTATTCACACCTAACCCATGCCTTTTATTTGCATATTGAAACAAACAAATTTATAAAGCAACTCCAAACGGTTTCTTGTAAAATAGAATTTCTTCAAATGTCGAATTTTAATCACAAATTTATAAAGCAACCCCAAGTGGTTTCCTATAAAAATAAGTATCACCAAATGTGAAGCAACAAAATGTCTTATTTCAAAAAGTAATTTATAATTTTAACCATTTGATTATTAAACTTCTATGGTTTATGTATGGTTATTGTATTGGAAAAATATCAGTTATAGACATTTTTTGGGGGTTGAAATCCAAAAAATAGATACAAAAAATCGGATTTCCGGGTATAGACATGAATTCCGCGGAGGTGAGCTCTGAGGACTCAACGGAATCCATTGTAACTCTGCGGAAtgacaaaatcataattatatcaggGGTATCAATGGAAAAAGAAAAAATCTCTATGAACAGTTCCGCGGGGTGCCTTCGCGGACCTCGTTAGCAGTTCCGCGAAACTGTTCAtcgagtttttttttattttatttgattttttttatgttaataGCCCTGATTAATCGTATAGGTTATAATTATTACAATTATCCTCATTATACCA
The genomic region above belongs to Lactuca sativa cultivar Salinas chromosome 4, Lsat_Salinas_v11, whole genome shotgun sequence and contains:
- the LOC111891662 gene encoding uncharacterized protein LOC111891662 — translated: MAGTWRPQRVDDHSKAISSHDLWIWHAFYGLACANNDINVLDQSPVFNDIYLGKSHDVPLQANGVTYKCGYYLTDGIYPPLSVFVKSFTCPNDLKKKNFKEVQESTRKDVVHVERTFGILKRRWQVLAVGARSYEVRRLQHIMYACIILHNIILEDEGRTIFRYNKNEVFSNVEGVTVGTQEYMENRREVHNRDIHHALHADLVEHVYRAHIQPPIEYCHDDLFDESDEDFDMFVKSEDFDDESDVQENDEDDEIDDEDDDSE